Within Oribacterium sp. oral taxon 102, the genomic segment ACAGGGCGCAGTGACGGAAGAGGCTGCGAACGTGCAGGAAGAGGCTTCAGAGGATGGACAGATCGCGGCGGAGGAGCAGGCTCCGGAGGAAAGGCAGGCTGTGCCTGTGCCGCAGGAGACCTCGGAGGATGTACAGGCTCCGGAGGACGGATCTTTGGAGCAGGAAGCCTTTGATGATGTGGATGCGCCTGCCTCGGAGGAAAAGCTGAAGGAGCTGAAAAATGCGGTCAGCAGAGCGCGTGAAATATTTTATAAGAATATTTTTTTGGACGCAGATGAGGAAGTGCAGGAGAGTTTTTTCAATGCATTTCAGCGGGCTGAAGGAATGTTGAAGCTGCCCAATCTTCCGGCAAGGGATGCGGATCGGGCGATGCAGGATCTGAAGGATGCGGAAAGTGCCTTGAATGGCAGGGCATCAGAGGATCTGCAGAAGGAAATAGAAAGGGGAGAGCTCGTTAAGAGGAGCATCCGATATAAGCGGGCTCCGGAGCAGGAAAGGGAGAGCTATGATAAAGCATTGAAGGATGCCGGTGAGCTGCTGGAGAAGACCCGGGACAATCCGGAGTATATCCCGGCGCCCCTGAGAAAGAAAACGATTGAGGAAGAGATTGCTCACGTCGTGAGTGCAAGGGATGCCCTGACAGGAAGCTCTCCGAAGACAGAGGAGCTGAAGAAGCAGATCAGCGAAGCCGAGACGGCAAAGAGCGGAAAAAAGTATCAAAACGCGGGGAAAGATTTTCAGCGCGCTTATGACGAGACGCTGCGCACGGCGAGGGCGGTACAGGAGGATGAGTGGGCATCTGAGGAGGATACCGATAAAAATATAGAGGCGCTGAAAAAGAAAGAGGAGGCGCTGCGTGCACTCTATGAGAACGGCAATGCCGGAAATCAGCAGAATGGCGGCAGTGGGAAGCCGGATGGCAGCCGGAAATCCGGAGGAGGAAACAGATCCGGCAGAAGCAACAGATCCGGCGGAGGCGGTTCCGGAAGAAGTGCAGGGAGCGCCCGGCAGGCAGGCAGCAGCATTCTGCCTGTACAGACGGTCATGACGAACAGGGCTTCTCTGAATGCAGGGAAGTGGGTCAATGTGAACGGAAAGTGGAGGCTGGAGCTGCGTGCCGCTGACGGGACAAGAGCGGGCTTTGCATCCGCGCAGTGGGCGAAGCTTGACTCGAAGTGGTATCTTTTCGGGCAGGACGAGTATATGTGTACAGGTCTTGTCAGGGCAAACAACGCAAGTTATTACTTTGATGCTTCGGGGGCAATGCAGACAGGCTGGCTTAGCTTCAATAACAAATGGTATTATTTTGATGAGCTTTCCGGAGCGATGCGGACAGGCTGGCTCAATCAGGATGGCAAGTGGTATTTCCTGAAGGCGGACGGCAGCATGGCTGTCAATGAGATGACCTCTGACGGGCATAAGGTCGGTGCGGACGGTGTCTGGATGAAGTAAAGTCAAGGGAATCAGAGAGCGCAGGGGCGGAAAGGCTCCGGCGCTCTTTGCGCATTGAAATGAGCCTTACATAGGAAATCTATTGCCGATCCATAACGGGGTTCGGATTCGGGTTGTTGAGACGGATCCAGAACGTGGTGCCGTAGCGGATGGTCTTCTCATAGTCCTCCCGCAGACGGAAGGTTTTCTGGGAAATTTCCTGCGAAGGTGCGGTGCTGGTGTAGATCCTTTCTCCGCCGTTGTCTCCGTAGCCATCGATTCGGATCGTGTCCAGATCGTAGAATTTCATGGCGACCTTCTCCTTGCTGGTATTTCCCTCGATGGTGATGACGGTTTTGGCATCTCCGTCTACGACGATGCCTGTATGCGTGACTCTTCCCTGCGCATTGCTGTAGAAGAAGATAATGTCGCCCTTTCTGGGGATATAGCCGGTGTTTCGCTTATGATATCTTCCCTTATTCTTATACCATGTCATTCCGGACGGGCACCACGCATAGCGGGGCACGAGCTCATCCAGAACACCCGCCTGATAGGCGCAGTAGGAAACGAACATGGCGCACCAGGAGCTCCCGTTCATGCCGTACCACTGCCCGTAAGGCGTGATATTGTTGGCATTGTCCTCTGCGAAGCCCTATGCCAGCTCGTGACGCGCCGCCTCGATCAGCCGCTCGACACCGGCTCCGGAGCAGGGGATACGGTAGGACTGGAAGAGCGCCGTCCATGTCCCGCCTCTCCTGCATTTCATCCATGCTGTCGTTTTTTCTGATGAGATAAAGCA encodes:
- a CDS encoding N-acetylmuramoyl-L-alanine amidase family protein, translating into MRKRNVVFIAGLSAALAMGTITPLSVYAEAAVEEVSAEVTAEETVQEDTNGLERQAAADASDAGQGAVTEEAANVQEEASEDGQIAAEEQAPEERQAVPVPQETSEDVQAPEDGSLEQEAFDDVDAPASEEKLKELKNAVSRAREIFYKNIFLDADEEVQESFFNAFQRAEGMLKLPNLPARDADRAMQDLKDAESALNGRASEDLQKEIERGELVKRSIRYKRAPEQERESYDKALKDAGELLEKTRDNPEYIPAPLRKKTIEEEIAHVVSARDALTGSSPKTEELKKQISEAETAKSGKKYQNAGKDFQRAYDETLRTARAVQEDEWASEEDTDKNIEALKKKEEALRALYENGNAGNQQNGGSGKPDGSRKSGGGNRSGRSNRSGGGGSGRSAGSARQAGSSILPVQTVMTNRASLNAGKWVNVNGKWRLELRAADGTRAGFASAQWAKLDSKWYLFGQDEYMCTGLVRANNASYYFDASGAMQTGWLSFNNKWYYFDELSGAMRTGWLNQDGKWYFLKADGSMAVNEMTSDGHKVGADGVWMK
- a CDS encoding CHAP domain-containing protein, whose protein sequence is MNGSSWCAMFVSYCAYQAGVLDELVPRYAWCPSGMTWYKNKGRYHKRNTGYIPRKGDIIFFYSNAQGRVTHTGIVVDGDAKTVITIEGNTSKEKVAMKFYDLDTIRIDGYGDNGGERIYTSTAPSQEISQKTFRLREDYEKTIRYGTTFWIRLNNPNPNPVMDRQ